One stretch of Amycolatopsis sp. NBC_00345 DNA includes these proteins:
- a CDS encoding S8 family serine peptidase yields the protein MQTNPLRGLLAVVTAAVTIAAVTAAPATAAPPPEPQAPPSRHIAMPDGGAITLDADGTATRADAHGKQLAKTVLALPQGTSALGGFEPSDDAVRATFTQTTAPAQPGDVLVQLAGNTAITGAPLAAGRRAAKTSDDGVNAAFGKVGATSVEPVFPDATDVPALAKTVLVHLGGQDPAAAAKTLAATPGVVSAKPNRRVSAMSTGPVPVPQPAVKAAKLPQAHQNPPSPVPSNYGVTSSAQSYLNAGGTNALGAYSLLPGKLPGAGEIITNVSVGDLTDQSMADAGDGYVSTYGPTTVVQNGQRYLDLPSMPLIPTYTASPSGRLDPLGSAEQQDPGLGEVLLDFGVMAPLPHDRQRPGATGSGLTDLLGIAPGAQYRLVVPQQPTTDQIAVALMAAARQTPRPDVITASLGFGTDTAGFPGRYLEDDPVTQAVIATIVRQYHIVVTVSSNDGTRLYTPAAVGPDGGSTPTDVTRDARATTDINDDAFSTTPSQVADSGAIAVGGTTLDDTLAVPQRAGGPAAHNPTFATTRTDGGGNFSSGFGTRVDVSAPSDGILVYEHTFRGSAHDVTPVLNGGTSASAPMTAAAAAVVLQAAKTTGRPMDPAAVRSVLEHTARPVASPPQADRPVTVGPQIDVTAAVQSVLGGWRAPSISRVSVAHRVTTGGLGGQFLENADSGRIDLQTDGTGEGLLGPVTVGADVVGAPPGASYALKVGGHEFTANVPAVRLTPTEILTAAGLPVLSTEDRSVPVTFEVRLGPWVAASVKQTLTFGPTDGAYAEAQAPVAPATVAPGQAVKVHYDLTGVRNLSNPQLVVSTLGHWNPVTAPLFGTGFVAPLTATSGDVLVPATAFAGGAGVYGVGIVQRSVTGNAGNPIYGEFTAVRVGGTGERRPDAPTLAAGGGAMAHNVEITRAAPGFSLGYDVRGVPGATGAAVEVSAPAPTLFNALNTVTNANGDRRDQGGPSAGSVAYQQLPSRNGVTDLDAVKLGLGGSLSYNVRVFATDRSGRVLGQASPTSFLTFDDGYAPGDTAVTSFAAAAQGTSYVALRDPGAGESVREYNAAAGTYGRVVTSDPSPDSGYQVLGADADRLALLHFSGTGSSLETYDTATAKPVGTAAADGYTVQGGRVDPTRHRAAILAKRTSDNADVVLPLALGDGKLGTPLPADPPGAPAGGFKMIELDRTTGLVYLSRASTSAICFGGGAMAVASLNLDSGVIRPSDAGSICAGGLAFDESANKLYQLTYRSVSVNIVGTSSLAAVTGDTLASAGTTAVRQQQGGFLAVDSAHHLGLVAFRTPPVLTPFGHPGGVNTDNNATSQFAVMDLVTGKQVSTASGLNFVSSPFGGEYNSLTERSAQFDPATRTGWVPSSDGRQLQQFRY from the coding sequence GTGCAGACGAACCCGCTTCGCGGCTTGCTCGCCGTCGTCACCGCGGCGGTCACCATCGCCGCGGTCACCGCCGCGCCGGCGACCGCCGCCCCGCCACCCGAACCGCAGGCCCCGCCGTCCAGACACATCGCGATGCCGGACGGCGGCGCGATCACCCTCGACGCCGACGGCACCGCGACCCGCGCCGACGCCCACGGAAAGCAGCTCGCGAAGACCGTTCTCGCGCTGCCGCAAGGAACTTCGGCCCTCGGCGGCTTCGAGCCGTCCGACGACGCCGTGCGCGCCACCTTCACGCAGACCACCGCTCCCGCCCAGCCCGGCGACGTGCTGGTGCAGCTCGCGGGCAACACCGCCATCACCGGCGCCCCGCTGGCGGCCGGCCGCCGCGCCGCGAAGACGTCCGATGACGGTGTGAACGCGGCCTTCGGCAAGGTCGGCGCCACCTCCGTCGAGCCGGTGTTCCCCGACGCCACCGACGTGCCCGCGCTGGCGAAGACGGTGCTCGTCCACCTCGGCGGCCAGGACCCGGCGGCCGCGGCGAAGACACTCGCCGCCACCCCCGGTGTCGTCAGCGCCAAGCCGAACCGGCGCGTCTCCGCGATGTCCACCGGCCCGGTGCCCGTGCCGCAGCCCGCGGTGAAAGCCGCGAAACTGCCGCAGGCGCACCAGAACCCGCCCTCGCCGGTGCCCTCGAACTACGGCGTGACCTCGTCGGCCCAGAGCTACCTCAACGCCGGCGGCACCAACGCGCTCGGCGCGTACAGCCTGCTGCCGGGCAAGCTGCCCGGCGCCGGCGAGATCATCACCAACGTCTCCGTCGGCGACCTCACCGACCAGTCGATGGCCGACGCGGGCGACGGCTACGTCAGCACCTACGGCCCGACCACCGTGGTCCAGAACGGGCAGCGCTACCTCGACCTGCCGTCGATGCCGCTGATCCCGACCTACACCGCGAGCCCGTCCGGCCGGCTCGACCCGCTCGGCTCGGCCGAGCAGCAGGACCCCGGGCTCGGCGAGGTGCTGCTGGACTTCGGCGTGATGGCCCCGCTGCCGCACGACCGGCAGCGCCCCGGCGCCACCGGGTCCGGCCTGACCGACCTGCTCGGCATCGCGCCCGGCGCGCAGTACCGGCTCGTCGTCCCGCAGCAGCCGACCACCGACCAGATCGCCGTCGCGCTGATGGCCGCCGCGCGCCAGACGCCGCGGCCGGACGTGATCACCGCGAGCCTCGGCTTCGGCACCGACACCGCGGGCTTCCCCGGCCGTTACCTCGAAGACGACCCGGTGACCCAGGCCGTGATCGCGACGATCGTGCGCCAGTACCACATCGTCGTCACCGTCTCCTCCAACGACGGCACCCGGCTCTACACCCCGGCCGCGGTCGGCCCGGACGGCGGCAGCACGCCCACCGACGTCACGCGCGACGCCCGCGCCACCACCGACATCAACGACGACGCGTTCTCCACCACGCCCAGCCAGGTCGCCGACAGCGGCGCCATCGCGGTCGGCGGCACCACGCTGGACGACACCCTCGCGGTGCCGCAGCGGGCCGGCGGCCCGGCCGCGCACAACCCGACCTTCGCCACCACGCGCACCGACGGCGGCGGCAACTTCTCCTCCGGCTTCGGCACGCGCGTCGACGTTTCCGCGCCCAGCGACGGGATCCTCGTCTACGAGCACACCTTCCGCGGTTCGGCCCACGACGTGACGCCGGTGCTCAACGGCGGCACTTCGGCGTCCGCGCCGATGACCGCGGCCGCGGCGGCCGTGGTGCTGCAGGCGGCCAAGACCACCGGACGGCCGATGGACCCGGCCGCCGTCCGCTCGGTGCTGGAGCACACGGCGCGGCCGGTGGCGAGCCCGCCGCAGGCCGACCGGCCGGTGACGGTCGGGCCGCAGATCGACGTCACCGCCGCGGTGCAGTCCGTGCTCGGCGGCTGGCGGGCCCCGTCGATCTCGCGGGTCTCGGTCGCGCACCGGGTCACCACCGGCGGCCTGGGCGGCCAGTTCCTCGAGAACGCCGACAGCGGCCGGATCGACCTCCAGACCGACGGCACCGGTGAGGGCCTGCTCGGCCCGGTCACGGTCGGCGCCGACGTGGTGGGCGCGCCCCCGGGCGCCTCGTACGCGCTGAAGGTCGGCGGGCACGAGTTCACCGCGAACGTCCCCGCCGTCCGGCTCACGCCGACGGAGATCCTCACCGCCGCCGGCCTGCCCGTACTGTCCACAGAGGACCGTTCCGTGCCGGTCACGTTCGAGGTCCGCCTCGGGCCGTGGGTGGCCGCCTCCGTCAAGCAGACGCTGACCTTCGGCCCGACCGACGGCGCGTATGCCGAAGCCCAGGCCCCGGTGGCGCCCGCGACCGTGGCCCCGGGCCAGGCGGTGAAGGTGCACTACGACCTCACCGGCGTGCGGAACCTGTCCAACCCGCAGCTGGTCGTCTCCACGCTCGGGCACTGGAACCCGGTGACCGCGCCGCTGTTCGGCACCGGCTTCGTCGCGCCGCTCACCGCGACCTCGGGTGACGTGCTGGTCCCGGCCACCGCGTTCGCGGGCGGCGCCGGGGTCTACGGCGTCGGCATCGTGCAGCGCTCGGTGACCGGCAACGCGGGCAACCCGATCTACGGCGAGTTCACCGCGGTCCGCGTCGGCGGCACCGGCGAGCGGCGGCCGGACGCGCCGACGCTCGCTGCCGGCGGTGGCGCGATGGCCCACAACGTGGAGATCACCCGCGCCGCACCGGGCTTCTCACTGGGCTACGACGTCCGCGGTGTCCCGGGCGCGACGGGTGCCGCGGTCGAGGTCTCGGCGCCCGCGCCGACGCTGTTCAACGCGCTCAACACCGTCACGAACGCCAACGGCGACCGCCGGGACCAGGGCGGTCCGAGTGCGGGATCGGTTGCCTACCAACAGCTTCCGTCGCGTAACGGGGTCACTGACCTCGATGCGGTGAAGCTCGGGCTCGGCGGCTCGCTGTCGTACAACGTCCGTGTGTTCGCCACCGACCGCAGTGGCCGGGTCCTCGGCCAGGCGTCCCCGACGTCGTTCCTCACCTTCGACGACGGTTACGCGCCCGGCGACACCGCGGTGACGAGCTTCGCCGCGGCCGCGCAAGGCACGTCATACGTCGCCTTGCGTGATCCTGGCGCGGGGGAGTCCGTGCGGGAGTACAACGCGGCGGCCGGGACGTACGGCCGGGTCGTCACCAGCGACCCGTCGCCCGACAGCGGGTACCAGGTGCTCGGCGCGGACGCGGATCGCTTGGCGCTGCTGCACTTCAGCGGCACCGGCTCGTCGCTGGAGACCTACGACACGGCCACGGCGAAGCCGGTCGGCACCGCGGCCGCCGACGGCTACACGGTGCAGGGCGGCCGGGTGGACCCCACCCGCCACCGCGCGGCGATCCTGGCCAAGCGCACGTCGGACAACGCCGATGTCGTGCTGCCGCTGGCCCTCGGCGACGGCAAGCTCGGCACGCCGCTGCCCGCCGATCCGCCGGGCGCGCCCGCGGGCGGGTTCAAGATGATCGAGCTGGACCGGACGACCGGGCTGGTGTACCTCTCGCGGGCCAGCACCAGCGCGATCTGCTTCGGCGGCGGGGCGATGGCGGTGGCCAGCCTGAACCTCGACTCCGGTGTGATCCGGCCGTCCGACGCGGGCAGCATCTGCGCCGGCGGGCTCGCCTTCGACGAGAGCGCGAACAAGCTGTACCAGCTGACCTACCGGTCGGTGAGCGTCAACATCGTCGGCACGTCCTCGCTGGCCGCAGTCACCGGTGACACGCTCGCGTCGGCGGGCACGACCGCCGTCCGCCAGCAGCAGGGCGGGTTCCTGGCCGTCGACTCCGCGCACCACCTCGGGCTGGTGGCGTTCCGCACGCCGCCGGTGCTCACGCCGTTCGGCCATCCGGGCGGGGTGAACACGGACAACAACGCGACCAGCCAGTTCGCGGTGATGGACCTGGTCACGGGCAAGCAGGTGTCGACGGCTTCGGGGCTGAACTTCGTGTCCAGCCCGTTCGGCGGCGAGTACAACTCGCTGACCGAGCGCTCGGCGCAGTTCGACCCCGCCACCCGGACCGGCTGGGTCCCCTCGTCCGACGGGCGGCAGCTGCAGCAGTTCCGGTACTGA
- a CDS encoding SDR family NAD(P)-dependent oxidoreductase yields the protein MNRPLAGKTAVVTGASRGVGKGVALELGAAGATVYVTGRSTSAGPLPGTIGETADEVTALGGTGVAVLCDHHDDSQVEAVFARVREERGSLDVLVNNVFSASDLAAWINRPFWELPVAVWDEVVGIGARSHYVASVFAAPLLFAAGRGLIVNVSSSGAAAYQQNTVYGVGKAAVDKMTADLALELRPHDVAVVSVWPGLVRTELLALGARAAGDGRAVLEIPGSGLFDIGAAESPRFVGRGITALAADPAVMTYSGGVETTPDLAVRYGFTDVDGTLPGEVARG from the coding sequence ATGAACCGACCACTGGCCGGGAAGACCGCCGTCGTCACGGGTGCGAGCCGGGGCGTGGGCAAGGGCGTGGCGCTCGAACTCGGCGCCGCGGGGGCGACGGTCTACGTCACCGGGCGCAGCACCTCCGCCGGGCCGCTGCCCGGCACGATCGGCGAGACGGCCGACGAGGTGACCGCCCTCGGCGGCACCGGCGTCGCGGTGCTATGTGACCACCACGACGACAGTCAGGTTGAGGCGGTCTTCGCGCGCGTCCGCGAGGAGCGCGGCAGTCTTGATGTGCTGGTGAACAACGTCTTCTCGGCGTCGGACCTGGCGGCGTGGATCAACCGGCCGTTCTGGGAACTGCCGGTGGCCGTGTGGGACGAGGTGGTGGGCATCGGGGCGCGCTCGCACTACGTGGCGAGTGTGTTCGCCGCGCCGCTGCTGTTCGCCGCCGGGCGCGGGCTGATCGTCAACGTGTCTTCCTCCGGCGCGGCGGCGTACCAGCAGAACACGGTGTACGGCGTCGGAAAGGCGGCCGTGGACAAGATGACCGCGGACCTGGCCCTGGAGCTGAGGCCGCACGACGTCGCCGTCGTCTCCGTGTGGCCGGGCCTGGTGCGGACCGAACTGCTCGCGCTCGGCGCCCGCGCCGCCGGGGACGGCCGCGCGGTGCTGGAGATCCCCGGCAGCGGCCTGTTCGACATCGGGGCCGCGGAGTCGCCGCGTTTCGTCGGCCGCGGCATCACGGCGCTGGCGGCCGACCCCGCCGTGATGACCTACTCCGGTGGCGTCGAGACCACCCCGGACCTGGCCGTGCGCTACGGCTTCACCGACGTGGACGGCACCCTGCCCGGCGAGGTCGCGCGCGGCTGA
- a CDS encoding helix-turn-helix domain-containing protein: MTNSRQVAGSRQQLRDLDALGIPAADARVYTALLGHPRTRAVDLAEQCGLSAQQASRALSRLATGGLASRVPGRPARYLAAPPDIALGGLAAERAAELRGARAAIEDLMEVHREASRFTHPAELVEVVTGAENIDSRVRRLQDSARTQIRGFDRPPYVSAPGGNLGHEHRRLTDGVAYRVIYDREAIALPGRLHGDILVSGTHGERSRVRPELPIKMVLADEQTAVIPISSSPHVVDAAYIIHASALLDALVTLFEAEWDRAVPLNEALSHDSPGSDPETNELLALLAAGQTDAGIGRALGWSPRTTQRRVRRLMTELNATTRFQAGMNARERGWL; this comes from the coding sequence ATGACCAATAGTCGCCAGGTGGCAGGTTCCCGCCAGCAGCTGCGGGACCTGGACGCGCTCGGCATCCCGGCCGCGGACGCGCGTGTGTACACCGCTTTGCTGGGCCATCCGCGCACGCGGGCCGTGGACCTGGCGGAACAATGCGGACTTTCCGCCCAGCAGGCGTCGCGGGCGTTGTCGCGGCTGGCCACGGGCGGGCTCGCGAGCCGGGTGCCCGGACGGCCCGCGCGGTACCTCGCCGCGCCGCCGGACATCGCGCTGGGCGGGCTCGCGGCCGAACGGGCCGCCGAGCTGCGCGGCGCGCGGGCCGCGATCGAAGACCTGATGGAGGTCCACCGGGAGGCCAGCCGGTTCACTCACCCGGCCGAGCTGGTCGAGGTCGTCACCGGCGCCGAGAACATCGACAGCCGGGTCCGCCGGCTGCAGGACAGCGCCCGGACGCAGATCCGCGGCTTCGACCGGCCGCCGTACGTCAGCGCGCCCGGCGGGAATCTCGGCCACGAGCACCGGCGGCTGACCGACGGCGTCGCCTACCGCGTGATCTACGACCGTGAGGCGATCGCGCTGCCCGGCCGGCTGCACGGCGACATCCTGGTCAGCGGCACCCACGGCGAGCGCTCGCGGGTGCGCCCGGAGCTGCCGATCAAGATGGTGCTGGCCGACGAGCAGACGGCCGTGATCCCGATCAGCTCCTCACCGCACGTGGTGGACGCGGCGTACATCATCCACGCGTCCGCCCTGCTCGACGCGCTGGTGACGCTGTTCGAAGCGGAATGGGACCGCGCGGTGCCGCTGAACGAGGCGCTGAGCCACGACTCCCCCGGCAGCGACCCGGAGACGAACGAACTGCTGGCGTTGCTCGCGGCCGGCCAGACCGACGCCGGCATCGGCCGCGCGCTGGGCTGGAGCCCGCGCACCACCCAACGCCGGGTCCGGCGGCTGATGACCGAGCTGAACGCCACCACGCGCTTCCAGGCCGGGATGAACGCCCGGGAGCGCGGCTGGCTCTGA